TAAAGCTGCTTGTAAATGATTCTGATCAAAAAAAACGATATTTCCACTAGAAGCTAAAGATAATAAAAACCCTTTTGTCTTTACAATGTCTGTTAGATGACCATCTATCAATAGAACCAACGGATTTTCTGCTTGCACTGTTTCACCTGCCAAACCAACATTTGGTGGTAATGCAAGAAATTTTGTTCCCTTATATTCATAAAAAGTTAAACCTTGGGCTGGATAGACATCATTATGTTTCGTCCATAGCGGAATTTGACCTTCTAAAAACGAAGCCAATTCAAATGGTAAATCTTCAACATCCTTTACAATGAGTTTCCCGCCCTTGCCTTCTGTTTCCACACCTATTTCTAGCAAATCAATCCAAGCACGATCTGTTATAATAATATGATCATAGCCACCCATTCGATATGGCTCTAAGAAAATCGCTTTATCAATAACTAAAGAAAGACTTAAATTATTAGCCTCTTGCATTTTAGAAAAAAAGTCTTCTACATCGGGAAGTACCGCCTCTTGTTCTAATGAATCCAAGCCAATCATTGTTAGTCGAACAACATTTTGCATTTTGTCCCAAAGCGAATAGTCTTTCGACAGTTGATTAGTTATTAGTAAAGAGGTGATGATGGTCGGTATAACAATTAGCGATAAAATCATAACAAGTACCTGACTTAGCTTTCCCATTACGGAAAACCGCTTCAACGGAATTTGTCTTTTCGCTATATGGGCAGCTTTTGGGCTAGCAATTAGCGTAAGCAATGCTGTGATGATGGCAACGCCAATTAAGAATAGTATTAGACAAAGTAGTAGAGGATTCAATACGAATGGAATTTGTCGAATGTCCTTTACTACACCTACATAGCCTAATGAAATGAACAAACCTAACAAAAATCCGACAAAGATAAAAGATAAAATTGTCGTTGTATCCTCCACATGGATTTTCCTTATTTTGACACCGCCTAATAATCGAATAGACCTTGCTTTTGCGTGTTGAAATATCCACGTACTAATTGTCGTTACTAATAACAGCAAGGAAGCGAGCACTGCATTTCCTATACCATTTTGAAATAAGAATGCATAAACTACTGTAAGTATCGATGGTTCTTGAACAAATAAAATCCTAATTTGATGCTGTTGCGCCCAATGTTTCAGTGCTTCTTGAAAATCTTTTCCAGCGTTAAAAGCATAGGTGCCAGATAAAGAACGGGTGCCTATATCTGCAGTTGAAAGCAATTCACCTGTTAAAGAAGATTCGAACCACTTAATCGTATTCTGCTCTATAAGCAAGCCATGAAATGCTGGTTTAGCTGTACCAAAATAAATAATATCTTTTTTATTGTCATAGTTTTCTGGGTCAACAGAAGTTTTGACTACGATTGCTTTATATTGATCTGTTAGTTGATTAAGCTCCTCAACCAATTTATCTTTTGCAATAGTGGTTTCAGCAAGATTTAAATCAAATTGATTCGTAGTGCCTAATGGCAACCGCTGTTGGACAAGTGACGTATATTGAAAAATAAGCAGAGACAGCATCATTACACAAATTAAAGATGTCAGTTGCACTGCTCTTTTAAGCATAACCACTCCCCCTAAATACTTAATTGAGAAGCTTGGAAAGCCTACTGCGAAAGACATTCCAAGCCTCTAAAGTATGGAATCTTTAGTAATTAATCGCATACTCGGTAGTAATATTGATCAACGTGGCGAGGATGCTGTACTGCCCAAAGTTCAGCAATAGATCTTTCGCCTGCTCTAGTATCAATTGATCTAGATTGATTACCATTCAATTCTACTGTGCTTCCATGACAGCGATCCACAGTGTAGTATGAACGAACTTTAGCATTCCAAAATCCATACTCCCAAGTGCCACCTTCATGTGGATATTGTGTGATTGGTCCTGGTGCTAGCCATTTACGAGAAATGTCTCTTCGGTTGAATTGATCACTTTGTGTTGCCTCAGTTGATGTTGCAACAATTAAAGGATCCTGAATAGTATTATGAGACACTGCATAAACCCCAGATGGCAACAATAATAATGCCACCAATGCTAACACTATTATTTTCATCCTTACAGTTTTATTGGCTAACATAATACTCACCTCCTTTCATTTAACTATTGAATATTTACATAAATCTATAAACTATTTTTTGAAAGTTTATCAAGTATAGAACAAGGAAGAATTTATTGAATGACCATTTATTATTTTTAATTTAATGTATTAAAAATTTAATCGTACTCTTTACTTTTTGATAAATTTATCTCTGTCCATAAATGTGAGAATAGAAAATCCTATTATGCCAAATATCCCAAAAACCGTTATCCAAGTAGGCTGTCTATCATAATTCCTTATTAATGATAGTAACGAAAGCAATATTAGCATTAGATAAACATAAGGCGCTGGAATTTTTTTAATTTTCACCACCTCTTTCCATACAGAAATACTCCTCTAAAAAATAACAGCGATCCACTGTGTAGTACGAATGAACTTAAGCATGCCAAAATCCATATTTCCAATTCCTATATCTAGCATTTTGTTATCGTCAACACTGTTCCACATTCCTACAATTTACATTCTCAATCGATTCTCATTTAATTATTTTTTATATAGCATAAGATAATAGAAAAATCAATATATTTTAAATATTTATATAACAATGAAAAAATAGTAGATTTATCTTTAAGACCATAACAAAAAAACGCAACCTTTAAAGGAACTTCCTTTAAAAGTTGCGTTCAATCATATGCGAATCATACTATTTTTTACATTCAAACGAATAATTTGTTGCTAGAAAGCTCTTTTCTTTTGACACGATGGCTTTGCCTCCATCGTTTTCACATTGCTCCGTCATGGCATCTATTTTTTTCTCATTCATCATATTTGTCATAAGTGTCATACCGCCACCAAACACAGCAATTAGTAAGCCGATAATAATCCATAACTTGCCTGCATTATTCCCAGCAGGTTTCCCATTTGCCACATGTATTCCCCTCTCTTAAACAAATAAAAATGGTTCTGTATGAATAGTCGATTGGACAAATTCTACTCTATATTTTTTTGTCTCACACAATGTTGCCATTTTTTTCGCAACACCTGCAATCATTACTTTTTCAACATGATGACCTGGGTCTACAATTTGCAAACCAATTGCTTGTGCATCCTGTGCCGTATGGAAATACATATCGCCTGTTAAAAACACATCGGCACCTGCACGCTTTGCCGTATAAATATACTTATTTCCATCTCCACCTACTAGTGCAATCTTTCTTACTGTTGACTGCAAATCGCCGACAATACGAACAGTTGGTACATCTAGTTGTTTCTTTACAAACTCTGCAAAGTCTTGTAACAGCATTTCTTTTGGTAAATAGCCAACACGACCTAATCCCATACGATTCGTTTGTTGCTCCAAGCGAATGATATCATACGCAGGCTCCTCATATGGATGGGCATTTAACAGTGCCTTCAATACGCGATTTTTAATGGACGCGGGCAAAACCACTTCCACTTTGACTTCTTCCTCGACATGTAATTCTCCAATAGAACCAACATGCGGATTTGCCCCTTCAAGTGCACGGAAACGCCCTTCTCCACTCGATGTATAACTGCACGCTTCATAACGACCTATTCGACCTGCTCCAGCTTTTGCTAATGCCTCACGCAGCACGTCTGCATCAGCAGTCGGTACAAAAACGGTTAGCTTTAAAACATCCTCAGCATACGTTTCTTCTAAAATAGAACGATTTTCGAGCAGCAATGCATCAGCTAATAAATCATTGACGCCACCTTCCGCTACATCTAAGTTTGTATGTGCTGCATAGACCGCAATATCATGTTTAATAAGTTTTTCGTATAATTGTCCAGCAGGATTGTCCGTACGTATATTAGCTAGTCGACGGAAAATAGGCGGATGATGCGCTATAATCAGTTCACAGCCTTGGGCAATCGCTTCGTCTGCTACAGCGTCATTCACATCTAATGTCACTAATACTTTGTTTACAGGTTTATTTAACGTTCCAATGGCAAGTCCAATTGGGTCATTCTCCATACACGCAAGATGCTTTGGTGACCATGATTCAAATAGTTGTATAATTTCCTGACCATTTACTGATTTCATGCTATAAAGCTCCTTCCACTAAATCAAGTAGTGCTGTTAATTCAGCACGTTTTTCCTCAATTTCAAGAGTTGGCTCTGCCCCTTCAATGGACTGTAAAACACGTTGCCAATTTTCTTTTTCTCGTTGCCATTTTTTTAAAAAAGCTGGTGCTTTACGTAACAATAATTTAGGACCAAATAAGATATCTGACGGAGATAACGTCATCGCTCCTCTTTGTAAGACAAGAATTTCGTAGATTTTTTCATCTTCCTCTAAAATATCTTCATCAAGAATGGCCCAATTATTTGTTAAAGCCCATTCCCGAATAACTTTTGCATGAATGTTAGGTTGCAAAATTAGACGTGTTACACCTTGTAAGCTTTGTGGATGTTTCTCTAATATCGACACAATGAGTGGTCCACCCATGCCAGCTATTGTTACAGTATCTACATGATCAGTTGCCTCCACTGCAGCTAAGCCATCCGCCAGTCTAACTGTAATTTTTTCTGTTAACCCTTCTTTTTTAACTTGTCCTAGCGCCGATTCATACGGTCCTTTTACAACTTCACCTGCTACTGCGCTCGTAGCAATCCCCTTATGGATTAAATAGCATGGTAAATATGCATGATCACTGCCAATATCTGCTACAACCGCACCAGTTGGAACAAATTTTGCCACTGTTTCTAAACGTTTTGATAATTTTTGTGCGTTCATTTTAAACCGCCTACCTTATAAATATAGAGTCCACTCTAGTATGTATGATGTTGAACAAAAAAACAAATGGAGTTGTCTCATATTTTTGAGCAACTCCATCATAATAGAAGCTGTACTAAAAGCGTAAAGACACGTTTTAGTACAGCCATTTTTTAAAACTATTTTAGAGTAGAAATGTACTCAGCGATTGCTTTTGCTTCCGCTTCGTTTTTCATTCCTGGTGTCATAGGTGTGCCTTCGATACCGTTTGTTAACACGTCTACGATACGAGCTTCATCTAAACCGTGTAGGTTTGGACCAACACCACCAGTTAAGTCACCACCGTGACAACCGATACAAGTTTGTACTAATGCAGAACCATCATCATTAGCTTCTGTAGTTTCGCCACCGCCCTCTTGTTCAGCAGCAATTTCTTTCTTGTTATCTGCGCCTTGTAAAGACATGAAGAAAATAAGACCTATACCAAATGCCAGAATCAAGATGTAAGGAACGACTGGATTGTTTTTCATATGTTTCCCCTCCTCATAATAAATCTACTTCTATTATAATATAGAATCAGTCAACATCTAATATTGTACTGCATTAAACAAGAAACGAAAAGCCCCATTCGCTAAGTTTTCCTTTGTTTGTAACAATTTCGACATTTCTGTATCAATTGGATAAATTATGTCTTGTTAAACCCAAATTATGGACTGATAATGAATCTTCTAGCAACTCAATTCTTTTCCTTCTCGCAAATATTTTGCCACCCATTAGGCATTCATATACATCCAATAAAAAATTAAATAGCTGTCATATAAAACCTCTGTGTCCTATTATGCTGTTGATTTATCATAACAATTTCATAAATAGGTCATACTATTATTTTGATATATTATTATTTCGTGTTTTTTCTATTTTTTCTTCAATTTATACTTTTTTAAAAAAGTCATACTACTATATTACAAAAATAAAATACTCTACTATGAACGAAAAGTCCGTTATAGCAGAGTATTTCTTACATAAAATTATACAAATAATAACCAATAAGTGCTAATAATCCGAGACCACCAGATACTGTGAAATACAGCAACTTCATTTTGATACCTGACACTAGCCATACCCCACAATTTGCAGCGATAATGACAAATAGCACAGTATTATTTCCACTAAAATATGTAGTATACATGCGAATAGATAAGCTAAATAACAAGATAGCAGCAATAATATGGAAGACAGGGGCTAATAAGTTATTTTTGGTCGCAACTCGAAAAGCCATTATGAATAATGTAATTGTAGCAATGGCTACAATACCCGTTAATAAAAGCAATAAAGAAGTGACTGTAAAATAAATATACAAAAGCAGTAGCATACCTAAGCATAATCCCACTATGAAGAACATCATTTTTCGTTTTTCTAAAGGCAATACTGCCTGTTTATGAGTTGCTTCTTCTAGCTCTTCTACATCATTTCCCTCTGCATAAAGAGTGGCTAGAAAGTCACAGTAGTGCTCTGGTAATAGCTTATTTTGCTTCCAAAACAATATCTCATTTAAAATAATTTTTTTCCGTGGATTTGTCATCGTATTTTCTCCAAACATTGCTTAATAATGGTTGTACTACAATTTTATCTCACAATTAAAGAAAGAACATCTGTAAAAAGTCGCAAAAAACGGAACTTATCATCCGTTCAAATTATGTATTTTTACATCTATTATGTAAAAATCTTAAGTCAACATCCTGTTTAATAGTTTCCCCTAAAAATAAGGAATGCTACTGTAACAGTAGCTTATAAAGAACAAACCCCGCTACACAATATAATGTAGCGAGGTTTGCATATCACAAGTATGAAGTTCTGTTTTATTCTAAGAAATCTTTTAAACGTTTACTGCGAGAAGGGTGGCGCAATTTACGAAGTGCTTTTGCCTCAATTTGACGAATACGTTCACGTGTTACACCAAATACTTTCCCTACTTCTTCTAACGTGCGTGTACGTCCATCATCTAAGCCAAAACGTAAACGTAGTACGTTTTCTTCACGGTCTGTTAATGTATCTAATACATCTTCTAGCTGTTCTTTTAACAATTCATAGGCTGCATGATCAGAAGGAGATTGAGCCTCTGAGTCTTCAATGAAGTCCCCTAAGTGTGAATCGTCTTCTTCACCGATTGGCGTTTCAAGAGAAACTGGTTCTTGCGCGATTTTTAAAATTTCACGTACTTTTTCAGGTGTTAAATCCATTTCCTCGCCAATTTCTTCTGGAGACGGCTCACGACCTAAGTCCTGTAATAATTGACGTTGCACACGAATTAATTTGTTAATTGTTTCTACCATGTGCACAGGGATACGTATTGTACGTGCTTGGTCGGCAATCGCACGTGTAATCGCTTGACGAATCCACCATGTTGCGTAAGTTGAGAACTTAAAACCTTTACGATAGTCGAATTTTTCAACTGCCTTAATAAGTCCCATATTCCCCTCTTGAATTAAATCAAGGAATAACATCCCACGGCCCACATAGCGTTTGGCGATGGATACAACAAGACGTAAATTCGCTTCAGCTAAACGTTTACGCGCTTCTTCATCCCCTTGCTCAATACGTTCTGCCAGTGCAATTTCTTGCTCGGCAGAAAGTAAATCCACGCGACCAATTTCTTTTAAATACATACGAACAGGATCATTAATTTTTACGCCTGGTGGTACGCTTAAATCATTTAAATCGAACGTTTCTTCGTTAGCTTCTTCTTTCATTAAGCTTTCTTCTTCAAATTCTTCTTTACCAATAATTTGAATGTCTTTATGTTTTTCAAGATCTTCAGCGAAATGAAAAACTTCTTCATTTTCCAACTCATAAGGCATTAATTTCTCTGAAATTTCTTTCATCGAAATTTCACCTTCTGTTTTCGCCTTTTCTTGTAGTAATTTTTTTGCTTCATCTAATGTAATTTCTACTTCTACCTCTTTTGAACGTTCAGACTTGTCCGCCATAAACCTTCCTCCTTCTAAACAACCGAATCGGGTTAAATCGCCGATAACGATTTTCTTAAATGAATAATCTGTTGGGCGATTTCAAGTGCACGCGCATACTCGTGCATCTTCTCCGCTTCCTTTGACTCATGCATCTTTTGATGAATTTCCTGCTCAATTCTATATTTTTGAAGCTGTCGAATAGAATCTGTAACCTCTGACTCTGATTGGTCTGGATCCCTTTCCACTAAAGCCGCTTCCATCACAATTTTGCGTAATTCAGCGTCATCTAATATCTCGACAAAACGCTGATAATCTGGGTGACCATATTCCTCATAAAATCCTACCAATCGAACAAATACAGCCATATATGCATCTCGTACAAAAGGCTCTTTTTGCTCACTACGTAATACCCTGTCCACTACATCTATATTATGAAGCATATGAGCCAGTAATAAACGTTCGGCACGTTCTGCTGCGTCCATAGGCTTTTGTCGCTGCGTGACTGGCATCGAAGGTGTATGCGTTGGCATTTCCACTTTCGCAGTGCGTACCTGATTTGCCTCTAGTTTTCGGAATTGGGCATAAATCGCTTCTTCCGAAATCGTTGTTTCATTCGATAGCTGTCGGATATACAAATCTCGTTCAATCGGTGAGGAGCTACCCACTAATTGTTCGAGTACTTCTTGAATATATTGAAGCGTATCATTTTCAAACTGAAAATTCTTATTTCGTCTAGCATGCATCATCATAAAAGCAATATACGTATGTGGTTTTTCCAAAATCTGTTCCTTAAAAGCCTGTCCACCTAGACTTTGAATATACTCATCAGGATCTAGTTTATCTGGTAGCACCGCAACATTCACTTTCATGCGCTCCGTTTGTAGTAACTGTGCCGCTCTTTTCGCCGCATCAAATCCAGCGTTATCACCGTCATAGCAAATCGTAACTTGCTCTACTAAGCGTTTTAGCTTTGTGATATGCTGATTCGTAAGCGAAGTACCCATAGTTGCTACGGCATTTGTTACACCAACTGAAGTGGCAGCTAAAACATCCATAAAACCTTCCATCAACACTACTTGACGATTTTTTCTAATAGAGGTTCGTGCTTTGTCTAGGTTATATAGCACTTCACTCTTTTGAAAAATTGGTGATTCTGGACTATTTAAATATTTTGCCTCTTCACCTGTCGATGACAAGATTCGTCCTGAGAAGGCAATAATTTTACCATTCTCATCACGAATTGGAAACATAATACGCCCTCGAAAACGATCAAAATAGCGTTCTTCTCCTTCACGTTTGATTACTAGACCACTATCTGCGATTTCTTGTAAGTTATAACCTTTTCTTTCAAGCAATATCGTTAATGCATCAAAGCTTGGGAGAGACCATCCAATGCTATTAGATTCGATAAGTTCCCTTGTAAATCCTCTTTCTAGCAAATAATTTAAAGGCTCTTCCCCATCTTCTGTGTTCAGCAATAAATGATGAAAAAAATCTGCCGCAAAGGCATGGGCTTCTTTCATCCTTTCTTCCGCTTTTGAAATCTTTGTCGTCGCTTGAGGCAAAGTTGGACCAACATCTAAATGTACGCCCACACGTTCACCTAGTTTGACGACTGCATCCGGGAAAGAAATCCCTTCGATATCCATGACGAAAGTAATGGCATTACCGCCTGCACCGCAACCAAAACAATGAAAAATCTGTTTGTCTGTTGACACAGAAAAAGATGGCGTTTGTTCTCCATGAAAAGGACAGAGACCAAACCAATTGCGCCCGCGCTTTGTTAGCTGCATATATTCGCTAATAACATCGACAATATCCGATTGTGTACGAATCTGCTCAATCACTTCTTCTGGTATTTTCCCTGCCAAATTCATCACCATCTTTAATTTACGTTCTAGAACACAATTCGATATCCGTTTTAAAAATCCTTTATTTCTCGACAAAAAAATAGGATTTTTCTCTTTTTAAATATTTTTACCACAATTTTATTATTATAAAACAAAAATTAGTATTTATCTATACCAATTTCAAAACCGACTCAAAAAAACCGCCTCTACTACCCCGAGGTGGTTTACACAATTTGGTTTCTTATTTACAGCTTGCAAGCTGTTCAATAATAATATTCGCCGTTTCCTCTACAGCTTTATTCGTTACATCAATCACTTTACAACCTATTTTCTCAACAACTTGTTCAAAATGTTGTATCTCCTCTAAAATGCGTACATGCTGAGCATAGATAGCATCATCATTTAATCCTAACGTCATTAATCTTTCTTTTCGTATCGAATTTAATTTATCAGGCGAGATAACTAAACCAAAGCATTTTTTTGGATCAATTTTAAATAATTCTTCTGGTGGCGCGACCTCCGGGACTAATGGTACATTTGCCACCTTATAACGTTTATGTGCTAAATACTGTGAAAGAGGCGTTTTTGATGTACGTGAAACACCCACAAGTACGATATCAGCTAGCAATAAGCCTCGTGGATCTCTGCCATCATCATATTTCACCGCAAATTCTATCGCCTCAATTTTTTTAAAATAGTCGTCATCAAGTTGATGCACAATGCCCGGTGTCTCTAATGGCATTTCTTCCATAAATGTTGCCATTGATTTCAACGCTGGTCCTAAAATATCTACAGCATGTACTTTTTCTTTCTCACATAAATCATGTAGTAATGTACGCATGTCTTGTCGAACAAGTGTATAGACAACAAATGCCTTCTGTTTTGCAGCGAGGCACACAATTTTTCGAACAAGCTCCTCTGTTTGAATATGTGGAAAGCGCCGAATAATCGTGTTTTCCAAGCCTGGTCGGAACTGGCTAATTACCGCTTTGGCTACTTGATCCCCAGTTTCGCCGACTGAATCAGATACAACAAAAACTCGTAGTCTTTTCATGCTGTTCCCCTTCAATTTTTAGACATTTTGCGCAAGCGAAAGGAAAGCACGTGTAATGGTCGTTTTAGTTAGACGACCTACAATCGTCAATCCACCCTCTTGTGGCTCGATTACCGGTAATGAATCTACTTCTCGTTCTATTAGCTTATTAGCTGCAACAACTAACGAATCAGATCTTTCACAGTACGAGATATTTGGCATTCGTGTCATAATAATATGTACAGGAATTTTATTTAAATCCTGCGTGCCAATACTTGTACGCAGTAAATCTTTACGAGACAGAACACCTGTCAAAAATTCGTTTTTATCGACAACGAAAAGGGTTCCGACATCCTCTGAAAACATGAAGCAAATGGCATCATATACTGTCATTGTTTCAGGTACAACAACAGGTCCAGAGTGAAAATCTTTAACTTTTAAATTGTTAATGCTATCCGTTAATGTTACGGATGTTTTTTTACCAGAATAGAAATAACCAACTCTTGGTCTAGCATCTAAAAAGCCAGCCATTGTCAAAATGGCTAAATCTGGTCTTAAAGTCGCTCTTGTCAGATTGAGACGTTCTGCAATATGTTCCCCTGTTATCGGGCCGTTCTCTTTCACAATTTGTAAAATGTCTTCCTGACGTTTATTGAGTTCGATTGGACTCACCGCCTCAAATCTAATAGTGTTATACTTATGCTCAATTATTATATACTATTTTAATGGTTATTGCGAAGAAAAGAACTACATGCTACAATATTGACACAGACGCTTGCTCTCTATGTATTTTCGAGCAATCTTGCGTTATACAGGCGATGATAGGAAAAAAGTATCTGTTCATTTATTTAGCGAGTAGAAGATGGTGAAAGTCTACATAGCAGCAGAGAAAGGCACTCCTTGAGCTAACTTTTTGAAAAGAGGTTTTAAACAAAGCGTTTAAAACAATCAGGGTGGAACCGCGGGTATTAGCACTCGTCCCTGGGCATTTTCGTGCCCGGAGACGGGTGCTATTTTTATTTCGGATATGGCGAATTCTTATTTCCAATAAATATAAGGGTAATCTCTTATTTTTGTTTTAAATCAATTCGTCCTATCAGACAGTTACGTTTCACTCAAATGCAAGGAAAAATTACGAAGGAGGCTATTATTATGGCTAACAAATCAATGGAAACAATTGTATCTTTAGCAAAGCATCGTGGCTTTGTCTTCCCAGGTTCTGAAATCTACGGAGGTTTGGCAAATACTTGGGATTATGGTCCACTTGGTGTTGAATTAAAAAACAATGTCAAAAAAGCTTGGTGGCAAAAATTTGTCCAAGAATCTGAACATAACGTTGGGATTGATGCAGCTATCCTGATGAATCCAAAAGCATGGGTTGCATCTGGTCACGTTGGCAACTTCAACGACCCAATGGTAGACTGTAAAGCTTGTAAAGCGCGTCACCGCGCAGATAAAATCATTGAAGATGCTGCACTAGCAAAAGGTGATGAAATTATCGTTGATGGTATGACATTCGATCAAATGAAAGAAACAATGGTGAAATACGATGTTGTCTGCCCTGATTGTGGCAAAGCAGATTTCACTGATATTCGTCAGTTCAACTTAATGTTTAAAACATTCCAAGGTGTAACAGAATCTTCAACAAACGAAATTTACCTTCGTCCAGAAACAGCACAAGGAATTTTCGTTAACTTTAAAAACGTACAACGTTCTATGCGTAAACGTACACCATTTGGTATTGCACAAATCGGGAAGTCTTTCCGTAACGAAATTACGCCAGGGAACTTTACATTCCGTACTCGTGAATTTGAACAAATGGAGCTTGAATTTTTCTGCAAGCCTGGTGAAGATCTTGAGTGGCATGCTTATTGGAAAGAATTCTGTAAAAACTGGTTACTGAACTTAGGTATGAAAGAAGATTCTATGCGTCTACGTGACCACGAGGAAGACGAATTATCGCATTACTCAAATGCAACAACTGATATTGAATTTAAATTCCCATTCGGCTGGGGCGAGCTTTGGGGTGTAGCTGATCGCACAGACTACGACTTAAAACAACATATGGAACATTCAGGCGAAGATTTCACTTATATTGATCCAGTAACAAACGAGCGCTATGTACCATATTGTATCGAACCATCTTTAGGTGCTGACCGTGTAACATTAGCATTTTTATGTGACGCCTACGATGAAGAGGAGCTTGAAGGTGATGACAAACGTACCGTATTACGTTTCCACCCTGCTTTAGCACCATTTAAAGCAGCCGTTCTTCCACTTTCTAAAAAATTATCTGATGAAGCAGCAGATGTATGGTCAGCGTTACGCAAATCATTCCCTGTTGATTTTGATGAGTCTCAATCAATCGGTAAACGCTACCGCCGTCAAGACGAAATCGGTACGCCATTCTGTATTACATTCGATTTCGATTCAAAAGAAGATGGTCAAGTAACTGTTCGTCATCGTGATTCAATGGAACAAGTACGTATGCCAATCGCGGATGTAAAAGCATATATCGAAAAGCATCTTCAATTTTAATTCAAACGATTAGCTAGGTTTTAAGCAAATCAAACGGCTAAAAAAAGAAAACGTGTTAGATTGATTACAGTCAATCTAACACGTTTTTGCTATGCTGTGTTGTCCGTTACGGCGATGCTTTGCGGGTA
This DNA window, taken from Lysinibacillus sp. FSL M8-0337, encodes the following:
- the dnaG gene encoding DNA primase, translating into MVMNLAGKIPEEVIEQIRTQSDIVDVISEYMQLTKRGRNWFGLCPFHGEQTPSFSVSTDKQIFHCFGCGAGGNAITFVMDIEGISFPDAVVKLGERVGVHLDVGPTLPQATTKISKAEERMKEAHAFAADFFHHLLLNTEDGEEPLNYLLERGFTRELIESNSIGWSLPSFDALTILLERKGYNLQEIADSGLVIKREGEERYFDRFRGRIMFPIRDENGKIIAFSGRILSSTGEEAKYLNSPESPIFQKSEVLYNLDKARTSIRKNRQVVLMEGFMDVLAATSVGVTNAVATMGTSLTNQHITKLKRLVEQVTICYDGDNAGFDAAKRAAQLLQTERMKVNVAVLPDKLDPDEYIQSLGGQAFKEQILEKPHTYIAFMMMHARRNKNFQFENDTLQYIQEVLEQLVGSSSPIERDLYIRQLSNETTISEEAIYAQFRKLEANQVRTAKVEMPTHTPSMPVTQRQKPMDAAERAERLLLAHMLHNIDVVDRVLRSEQKEPFVRDAYMAVFVRLVGFYEEYGHPDYQRFVEILDDAELRKIVMEAALVERDPDQSESEVTDSIRQLQKYRIEQEIHQKMHESKEAEKMHEYARALEIAQQIIHLRKSLSAI
- the cccA gene encoding cytochrome c550, whose amino-acid sequence is MKNNPVVPYILILAFGIGLIFFMSLQGADNKKEIAAEQEGGGETTEANDDGSALVQTCIGCHGGDLTGGVGPNLHGLDEARIVDVLTNGIEGTPMTPGMKNEAEAKAIAEYISTLK
- a CDS encoding Nif3-like dinuclear metal center hexameric protein, whose protein sequence is MKSVNGQEIIQLFESWSPKHLACMENDPIGLAIGTLNKPVNKVLVTLDVNDAVADEAIAQGCELIIAHHPPIFRRLANIRTDNPAGQLYEKLIKHDIAVYAAHTNLDVAEGGVNDLLADALLLENRSILEETYAEDVLKLTVFVPTADADVLREALAKAGAGRIGRYEACSYTSSGEGRFRALEGANPHVGSIGELHVEEEVKVEVVLPASIKNRVLKALLNAHPYEEPAYDIIRLEQQTNRMGLGRVGYLPKEMLLQDFAEFVKKQLDVPTVRIVGDLQSTVRKIALVGGDGNKYIYTAKRAGADVFLTGDMYFHTAQDAQAIGLQIVDPGHHVEKVMIAGVAKKMATLCETKKYRVEFVQSTIHTEPFLFV
- the rpoD gene encoding RNA polymerase sigma factor RpoD yields the protein MADKSERSKEVEVEITLDEAKKLLQEKAKTEGEISMKEISEKLMPYELENEEVFHFAEDLEKHKDIQIIGKEEFEEESLMKEEANEETFDLNDLSVPPGVKINDPVRMYLKEIGRVDLLSAEQEIALAERIEQGDEEARKRLAEANLRLVVSIAKRYVGRGMLFLDLIQEGNMGLIKAVEKFDYRKGFKFSTYATWWIRQAITRAIADQARTIRIPVHMVETINKLIRVQRQLLQDLGREPSPEEIGEEMDLTPEKVREILKIAQEPVSLETPIGEEDDSHLGDFIEDSEAQSPSDHAAYELLKEQLEDVLDTLTDREENVLRLRFGLDDGRTRTLEEVGKVFGVTRERIRQIEAKALRKLRHPSRSKRLKDFLE
- a CDS encoding pyruvate, water dikinase regulatory protein — its product is MKRLRVFVVSDSVGETGDQVAKAVISQFRPGLENTIIRRFPHIQTEELVRKIVCLAAKQKAFVVYTLVRQDMRTLLHDLCEKEKVHAVDILGPALKSMATFMEEMPLETPGIVHQLDDDYFKKIEAIEFAVKYDDGRDPRGLLLADIVLVGVSRTSKTPLSQYLAHKRYKVANVPLVPEVAPPEELFKIDPKKCFGLVISPDKLNSIRKERLMTLGLNDDAIYAQHVRILEEIQHFEQVVEKIGCKVIDVTNKAVEETANIIIEQLASCK
- a CDS encoding lactococcin 972 family bacteriocin; the protein is MLANKTVRMKIIVLALVALLLLPSGVYAVSHNTIQDPLIVATSTEATQSDQFNRRDISRKWLAPGPITQYPHEGGTWEYGFWNAKVRSYYTVDRCHGSTVELNGNQSRSIDTRAGERSIAELWAVQHPRHVDQYYYRVCD
- a CDS encoding tRNA (adenine(22)-N(1))-methyltransferase TrmK; the protein is MNAQKLSKRLETVAKFVPTGAVVADIGSDHAYLPCYLIHKGIATSAVAGEVVKGPYESALGQVKKEGLTEKITVRLADGLAAVEATDHVDTVTIAGMGGPLIVSILEKHPQSLQGVTRLILQPNIHAKVIREWALTNNWAILDEDILEEDEKIYEILVLQRGAMTLSPSDILFGPKLLLRKAPAFLKKWQREKENWQRVLQSIEGAEPTLEIEEKRAELTALLDLVEGAL